Proteins encoded within one genomic window of Haematobia irritans isolate KBUSLIRL chromosome 5, ASM5000362v1, whole genome shotgun sequence:
- the LOC142240200 gene encoding zinc finger BED domain-containing protein 4-like, giving the protein MEWDNNCSFRKRKCDVKQNRVSLCDLKKIFLTMPSVNPIWQFFERREDKAKCNICKSLLSLGSKIPKKQTVKNLRNHLERIHLNEYQKYLAIQSEGKKKITESAKTNQPSIKNAVEQMFTWPADSPITKRIDKCIMDLILVDMLPFNAVQGAAFQRLNFNDPLIKSRYKVKSEKFFRDLMHVTYDNVKKKIMDKVSKAKWISFTTDIWTSTGKTCSLLSFTAHFISEGKKEKVILGAADMSKNHKASYIFEKLSEIIKDFELEGRIHVGVSDNAGNMVAAMKLGDIKHFGCVSHTLQLAIHDAFNKNVQLKSLIEKCRKIVSHFKKSEKASRTFKSIQKECGLPDHRLLQDVSVRWNSSYIMMERLVEQSAAVNLYAAKYDGISVIYAEEWNHIKEMILLLESFYEATLDICSDDSCASLIIPLIQLIKGKIEGSKTILKNF; this is encoded by the exons ATGGAATGGGATAATAACTGTAGTTTTCGAAAGCGCAAATGTGATGTGAAACAAAACCGCGTTAGTTTGtgtgatttaaagaaaatttttttaactatgCCTTCTGTAAATCCCATTTGGCAATTCTTTGAAAGACGTGAAGACAAAGCCAAATGTaatatttgcaaaagtttattatcACTTGGAAGCAAAATACCGAAAAaacaaacagtgaaaaatttgaGGAATCACCTGGAGAGAATTCATTTGAATGAGTATCAAAAATATTTGGCTATTCAAAGCgaaggaaagaaaaaaattaccgAGTCTGCAAAAACAAATCAGCCCTCTATTAAAAATGCTGTGGAACAAATGTTTACATGGCCCGCCGATAGTCCCATTACTAAACGCATAGATAAATGTATAATGGATCTGATACTGGTTGATATGTTACCTTTTAATGCCGTGCAGGGAGCAGCATTTCAAAGATTAAATTTCAACGATCCTTTGATAAAAAGCCGATATAAAGTGAAATCGGAAAAATTCTTTCGAGATTTAATGCATGTTACCTACGATAAtgtcaaaaagaaaattatggaCAAGGTCTCAAAAGCGAAATGGATAAGCTTCACAACTGACATTTGGACGAGCACAGGAAAAACCTGCTCATTATTGAGTTTCACAGCACACTtcatttctgaaggaaaaaaagaaAAGGTAATCCTTGGGGCAGCGGATATGAGCAAAAACCATAAAG CGTCATACATATTCGAAAAATTATCTGAGATAATTAAAGATTTCGAGCTCGAGGGACGCATTCACGTTGGCGTATCGGATAATGCTGGGAATATGGTAGCTGCAATGAAACTCGgagatataaaacattttggttGTGTCTCCCATACTTTGCAACTGGCGATACACGATGcattcaataaaaatgttcaactCAAATCTTTAATAGAAAAGTGTCGCAAAATTGTATCACATTTCAAGAAATCTGAAAAGGCTTCACGAACATTTAAAAGTATTCAAAAAGAATGTGGTTTGCCCGACCATAGGCTTTTACAAGACGTAAGCGTAAGATGGAATAGCTCATATATAATGATGGAAAGACTTGTTGAACAAAGCGCTGCCGTTAATTTATATGCCGCGAAATACGATGGGATTTCTGTAATATACGCAGAGGAGTGGAATCATATTAAAGAGATGATACTATTACTAGAGAGCTTTTACGAAGCTACTTTGGATATATGTTCCGACGATTCGTGTGCCTCACTGATAATACCTTTAATACAATTAATAAAAGGAAAAATAGAAGGTTCAAAaacgattttgaaaaacttttag